A window from Deinococcus sp. Leaf326 encodes these proteins:
- a CDS encoding amino acid ABC transporter permease, which produces MALFCRGGHTVWLDVFNSETLNALVRGTVLTLSLTLLSSIFGLALGALAALGRMSRLRALNLLAGFYIETFRGTPLLVQLFFLFFALPQLVPQARLSAFNTAVLGLSLFAGAYAAEILRSSLNAVSRGQTEAARALGLRPGQTLRLILVPQAARTAVPALGNQFIGLLKDSSLASVITVTELLLTTRGLVSVTYQPVPLYLAVGIIYFLLSHIATRVIRSMESRLDRPYRASSTG; this is translated from the coding sequence GTGGCTCTTTTTTGCAGAGGAGGGCACACTGTGTGGCTTGATGTTTTCAATTCCGAGACCCTGAACGCTTTAGTAAGGGGGACCGTATTGACCCTGTCCCTTACGCTGTTGTCCAGTATTTTTGGCTTGGCTCTCGGAGCACTGGCGGCGTTAGGCCGTATGTCTCGGCTCAGAGCATTGAATCTTCTGGCCGGTTTTTATATCGAGACTTTCCGCGGTACGCCTCTCCTGGTTCAGCTTTTCTTCCTCTTCTTCGCTTTGCCACAACTTGTGCCCCAGGCCAGGCTCTCGGCCTTCAACACCGCCGTTCTCGGTCTGAGTCTTTTCGCGGGCGCCTACGCCGCCGAAATTCTCCGAAGCAGCTTAAATGCCGTATCACGCGGTCAGACCGAAGCGGCACGGGCCCTGGGATTACGACCCGGCCAGACTCTCCGGCTGATCCTGGTTCCTCAGGCGGCCAGAACGGCAGTTCCTGCACTAGGAAATCAGTTTATCGGCCTCCTCAAGGATTCTAGTCTGGCCAGTGTCATCACCGTGACCGAACTGTTGTTAACCACCCGTGGCTTGGTCTCCGTGACGTATCAACCGGTGCCCCTATACTTGGCTGTAGGCATCATCTACTTCCTCCTTTCCCATATCGCTACGCGCGTGATCCGGAGCATGGAAAGCAGACTGGACCGGCCCTACCGAGCGAGTTCCACGGGATGA
- a CDS encoding response regulator transcription factor — protein MIEPALPLEPTVYLVDDDDAVRDALGFLLSTVGLNVRPFADGLALERALNAEGPPAIGCLLLDVRMPHISGLQLQLRLQERGVDLPVILLTGHADVDLCRRAFRQGAADFLSKPVDETELLEAVQRAVRQHLRVRRRRAAGGQARERLSRLTAREHDVLRGILDGQTSKQTARTLDISARTVETHRASLFAKLEAESLAEVIRLALEGAEDGA, from the coding sequence GTGATTGAACCGGCCCTGCCCCTGGAGCCCACGGTCTATCTGGTCGACGACGACGATGCGGTCCGGGACGCGCTGGGCTTCCTGCTGAGCACGGTCGGCCTGAACGTGCGCCCGTTCGCCGACGGACTGGCCCTGGAACGCGCCCTGAACGCCGAGGGACCGCCGGCCATCGGCTGCCTGCTGCTCGATGTCCGGATGCCACATATCAGCGGCCTGCAACTGCAACTGCGCCTTCAGGAGCGCGGGGTGGACCTGCCCGTGATCCTGCTGACCGGGCACGCCGATGTGGACCTGTGTCGCCGGGCGTTTCGCCAGGGGGCCGCCGACTTCCTGAGCAAACCGGTGGACGAAACCGAACTGCTCGAAGCGGTGCAACGCGCCGTGCGCCAGCACTTGCGGGTCCGCCGGCGCCGCGCGGCAGGTGGGCAGGCCCGTGAGCGCCTGTCCCGCCTCACTGCCCGCGAGCACGACGTCCTGCGCGGGATTCTGGACGGCCAGACGAGCAAACAGACCGCCCGGACCCTGGACATTTCCGCGCGTACCGTGGAGACCCACCGCGCCAGCCTGTTCGCCAAACTAGAAGCCGAGTCGCTGGCCGAGGTCATCCGGCTGGCCCTGGAGGGCGCCGAGGACGGGGCCTAG
- a CDS encoding transporter substrate-binding domain-containing protein — protein sequence MLSKRVLMTSVTLMFSLVSVGHAELSDVKKRGELRVVMSGEYPPFSQPGPTGTLVGFDVDVAQEIGRRLDVRVSLIKAEFPSIIAGLQAGQFDLAVASQSKTPERAQAIDFLSRPYYYDGFQLFVPAGSKVTGFNTLAKAPVAVAQGTVFEKFLKDRKYPSIAIYSGEQEIFLALRAGRAAGMITTRAVGNIAIKNGQPLKSSGPVLQQDNPYITLGKNQPQLKRAVEKALTDMRSDGTLKRISLKYFSTDITTPGK from the coding sequence ATGCTGTCAAAACGAGTTTTAATGACCTCGGTTACACTTATGTTTTCTCTGGTGTCCGTTGGTCATGCTGAATTGTCAGATGTCAAGAAGCGTGGCGAACTGCGTGTTGTCATGAGCGGCGAGTACCCACCATTCTCTCAACCTGGTCCTACCGGGACTCTCGTCGGGTTCGATGTAGACGTGGCTCAAGAAATCGGTCGACGACTTGATGTCCGAGTCAGCTTGATCAAGGCAGAATTCCCATCCATCATTGCCGGTCTTCAGGCCGGTCAATTCGATCTGGCTGTCGCTTCACAGAGTAAGACGCCTGAGCGGGCACAGGCCATAGACTTTTTGAGTCGTCCCTATTACTACGATGGATTCCAACTTTTCGTGCCTGCAGGATCTAAAGTGACCGGTTTCAACACTCTTGCGAAGGCGCCCGTCGCCGTTGCCCAGGGAACAGTCTTCGAAAAGTTCCTGAAAGATCGCAAGTACCCCAGTATCGCGATATACAGTGGTGAACAGGAGATTTTTCTGGCATTACGCGCAGGCCGAGCAGCTGGAATGATCACTACGCGTGCGGTAGGCAATATCGCCATCAAGAATGGGCAGCCGCTCAAGTCCAGTGGACCTGTCCTCCAACAGGACAATCCCTACATCACTTTAGGCAAAAACCAGCCCCAACTTAAACGCGCGGTAGAGAAGGCACTGACCGATATGCGTTCAGACGGCACACTCAAGCGCATCAGTCTGAAATATTTCAGTACAGATATCACGACGCCTGGAAAATAA
- a CDS encoding ABC transporter ATP-binding protein, which yields MTASATGAASRRAERLRAVGLRVQHSREVTLAYPDLDLAPGAQLAVTGPSGTGKTTLLHVLAGLLTPQSGEVFSGDFSVTGASAAGRDLFRQRSVGYVFQDFHLMPGLSALENVELGLRVAGTANPRALAERALARLDLAHRRHHRPAQLSTGERQRVAVARAVAHGPGLLLVDEPTAHLDRNRAGAALDLLQGTASELGATLIVVTHDPLVAGALPQRLDLSAGARG from the coding sequence GTGACGGCCTCCGCAACAGGAGCGGCCTCGCGCCGGGCCGAGCGGCTGCGCGCCGTGGGCTTGCGGGTGCAGCACAGCCGCGAGGTCACGCTGGCCTACCCGGACCTTGACCTGGCGCCGGGCGCGCAACTGGCCGTCACCGGTCCCAGCGGCACCGGCAAGACCACGCTGCTGCACGTCCTGGCTGGCCTGCTGACCCCACAATCGGGCGAGGTCTTCTCGGGTGACTTCAGTGTGACGGGGGCCTCGGCGGCCGGGCGCGACCTGTTCCGGCAGCGCAGCGTGGGCTACGTCTTTCAGGACTTCCATCTCATGCCAGGCCTGAGCGCGCTGGAAAACGTCGAGCTGGGCCTGCGGGTGGCGGGAACCGCGAACCCGCGTGCCCTGGCCGAGCGGGCGCTGGCCCGCCTGGACCTCGCTCACCGCCGCCATCACCGCCCCGCGCAGCTCTCGACCGGCGAGCGCCAGCGTGTGGCCGTGGCGCGGGCCGTGGCGCATGGGCCGGGGTTGCTGCTGGTGGACGAGCCGACCGCCCACCTCGACCGTAACCGGGCGGGGGCGGCCCTGGACCTGCTTCAGGGCACCGCGAGCGAACTGGGCGCCACCCTGATCGTGGTCACGCACGACCCGCTCGTGGCGGGCGCGCTGCCCCAGCGCCTCGACCTCTCGGCGGGGGCGAGGGGATGA
- a CDS encoding FRG domain-containing protein — translation MPDLRPTTWTELLDTLQENSWNSGLRRFRSPYIFRGQGTSAPLTTSLQRLSAHPREIERHLVRAFRKYAAVNVTPQDQHWSWLTLGQHHGLPTRLLDWSYSPLVALHFATSNEHQYGEDGVVWMLDTARTNAHLPAPLQDLLRREGSSVFTTDMLATLSQERGGDGLSFDAETGWLERYEEGEGPFLLLLEPPSIDQRIVQQAALFALLSNPETHFEDWLSRPPEAARRIIVARELKWEIRDRLDQVSVNERTLFPDLGGLSQWLRRYYQQRPDGGQDEADPPTPEQERNQQR, via the coding sequence ATGCCTGACCTGAGGCCCACCACCTGGACCGAGCTTCTCGACACTCTGCAGGAGAACAGCTGGAACTCGGGGCTGCGCCGCTTCCGCTCGCCCTACATCTTCCGGGGCCAGGGAACCTCCGCGCCCCTGACTACCTCGTTGCAGCGGCTCTCGGCTCACCCGCGCGAGATCGAGCGCCACCTCGTGCGGGCCTTTCGCAAGTACGCCGCCGTCAACGTCACTCCACAGGACCAGCATTGGTCGTGGCTTACCCTCGGCCAGCATCACGGGCTGCCGACGCGGCTGCTCGACTGGTCCTACTCGCCCCTTGTCGCGCTGCATTTTGCCACCAGCAACGAGCATCAGTACGGAGAGGACGGGGTCGTCTGGATGCTCGACACTGCCCGGACGAACGCCCATCTGCCAGCGCCACTTCAGGACCTGCTGCGCCGCGAGGGCAGCAGCGTGTTCACGACCGACATGCTGGCGACCCTGAGTCAGGAGCGAGGTGGAGACGGCCTGTCCTTCGACGCCGAGACCGGCTGGCTCGAGCGCTACGAGGAGGGGGAGGGTCCCTTCCTGCTGCTGCTCGAACCGCCGTCCATCGATCAGCGGATCGTGCAGCAGGCAGCCCTGTTCGCTCTGCTGTCCAATCCCGAGACCCACTTCGAGGACTGGTTGAGCCGCCCTCCAGAGGCGGCGCGGCGAATCATTGTGGCGCGGGAACTGAAATGGGAAATCCGCGACCGCCTGGACCAGGTCAGTGTCAACGAACGTACGCTGTTTCCCGACCTCGGCGGCCTGAGCCAGTGGCTGCGCCGCTACTACCAGCAGCGTCCCGACGGCGGCCAAGACGAGGCGGACCCCCCCACGCCGGAGCAGGAACGCAACCAGCAGCGCTAG
- a CDS encoding SDR family NAD(P)-dependent oxidoreductase produces the protein MKLLDGKVAFVTGAASGIGESTARRFAEQGAAVMLADVQTAEGTRVRDEIVAAGGQAVYTDCEVSSAEAVQAAIEETVGRFGGLDIVFANAGVNGVWAPVEELQPDEWERTLDINLKGTYLAVHFAVPHLKRRGGGSIIITSSVNGTRTFSTPGAGAYSASKAGQVAFMKMMALELGRHDIRCNAVCPGEIRTEIGTRTEQRHTESLGIEVELPQGNPALNHGKAGPAEVADACLFLASDLGRHVSGVELYVDGGSSLLR, from the coding sequence ATGAAATTACTGGACGGAAAGGTCGCTTTCGTGACCGGGGCGGCGAGTGGAATAGGGGAGAGCACGGCACGCCGGTTCGCCGAGCAGGGAGCGGCCGTCATGCTCGCCGACGTGCAGACGGCGGAGGGTACCCGGGTCAGGGACGAGATCGTCGCTGCCGGGGGGCAGGCGGTCTACACCGACTGTGAGGTCAGCAGTGCAGAGGCGGTGCAGGCCGCAATCGAGGAGACCGTGGGCCGGTTCGGTGGCCTCGACATCGTGTTCGCCAATGCGGGCGTCAACGGCGTCTGGGCGCCGGTCGAAGAACTTCAACCGGACGAATGGGAGCGCACGCTGGACATCAATCTCAAGGGTACCTATCTCGCTGTGCATTTCGCGGTCCCGCATCTCAAGCGGCGTGGAGGCGGCAGCATCATCATCACGAGTAGCGTCAACGGCACCCGCACGTTCTCCACCCCGGGAGCCGGCGCTTACAGCGCGTCCAAGGCCGGGCAGGTGGCTTTCATGAAAATGATGGCTCTGGAACTCGGCCGCCACGACATCCGCTGTAATGCGGTGTGTCCAGGAGAAATTCGGACCGAGATTGGTACACGCACGGAGCAGCGCCATACGGAGTCGCTCGGTATCGAGGTCGAGCTGCCGCAGGGCAACCCTGCCCTGAACCACGGCAAGGCCGGGCCGGCGGAAGTCGCTGATGCCTGTCTCTTTCTGGCGTCGGACCTCGGACGTCACGTTTCCGGTGTAGAACTCTACGTGGATGGAGGCTCCTCACTGCTCCGGTGA
- a CDS encoding ankyrin repeat domain-containing protein, with product MMETTKLPGRVRPGLALLLLGSFALLPVTGYAQGRTGTVVDSAEPQAQLNERLLQAARNGDANQVQALLKAGASADARDGNGRTALTWAAKGDHPAVARILIAAGADPDLQDDQRNTALLVTGETGSVALLREVLRAGPDLTRTNRFGGTALIPAADRGHLAYVRELLQTTVVDVNHVNNLGWTTLLEAVILGDGGPTHTEIVRELLAHGADRRIADRDGVTPLQHARQRGYVEMVAQLLKESPGSV from the coding sequence ATGATGGAGACGACGAAGCTGCCGGGGAGGGTGCGGCCCGGACTCGCCTTGCTCCTGCTGGGCAGCTTCGCGCTGCTCCCGGTCACGGGCTACGCGCAGGGGAGGACGGGAACCGTGGTCGACAGCGCCGAGCCACAAGCCCAGCTGAATGAGCGCCTCCTTCAGGCCGCCCGAAACGGCGACGCGAATCAGGTGCAGGCCTTGCTGAAGGCTGGAGCCTCGGCCGACGCCAGGGACGGCAATGGACGCACGGCGCTGACCTGGGCTGCGAAGGGAGATCATCCGGCGGTGGCCCGCATCCTGATCGCGGCGGGCGCCGATCCCGACCTGCAGGACGACCAGCGCAACACTGCCCTGCTGGTCACGGGCGAAACGGGCAGTGTCGCCCTGTTGCGTGAGGTGCTCCGGGCTGGGCCCGATCTGACGCGCACCAACCGCTTTGGCGGTACGGCCCTGATCCCCGCGGCCGACCGGGGCCACCTGGCCTACGTGCGTGAACTCCTGCAGACCACCGTGGTAGATGTGAACCACGTCAATAATCTGGGATGGACCACCCTGCTGGAAGCCGTGATCCTGGGCGACGGTGGCCCCACCCACACCGAGATCGTGCGCGAGCTGCTCGCGCACGGTGCGGACCGCCGGATCGCGGACCGCGACGGAGTGACGCCGCTGCAACATGCCCGGCAGCGAGGCTACGTGGAGATGGTGGCCCAGCTTCTCAAAGAGAGCCCAGGCTCCGTCTGA
- a CDS encoding heme-binding protein, translating into MKKPLTALLTVTAVSLAAAQTAPAPITLATTPTVSPASLSLSAASRIAAQAVGNCAQLGYNVSVTVVDRSGVTLAVARSENAGPHTLGASLGKAFTSASARALTSDIAKNLPNNPGLADIPGYLVLAGGAPIRVGGAVVGAVGVGGAPSGLIDEKCGTDAVALVLSQ; encoded by the coding sequence ATGAAAAAGCCGCTGACCGCCCTGTTGACCGTGACCGCCGTTTCGCTCGCTGCCGCGCAGACCGCACCCGCGCCGATCACACTGGCGACCACCCCGACCGTCTCCCCGGCCAGCCTGAGCCTGAGTGCGGCCAGCCGAATCGCCGCACAGGCGGTCGGCAACTGCGCGCAGCTCGGCTACAACGTCAGCGTCACCGTGGTGGACCGCAGCGGCGTGACCCTGGCCGTGGCCCGCTCCGAGAACGCGGGGCCGCACACCCTGGGGGCCAGCCTCGGCAAGGCCTTCACCAGCGCCAGCGCGCGCGCCCTGACGAGCGACATCGCCAAGAACCTGCCGAACAACCCCGGACTGGCCGACATCCCGGGCTACCTGGTACTGGCCGGCGGCGCGCCGATCCGTGTAGGTGGCGCCGTGGTAGGCGCGGTCGGAGTAGGCGGCGCCCCCAGCGGCCTGATCGACGAGAAGTGCGGCACCGACGCCGTGGCCCTGGTCCTGAGCCAGTAG
- a CDS encoding MarR family winged helix-turn-helix transcriptional regulator, translating into MKREQPPDPLTPLPPDSGLPGGPDEENRDLAKDLGRALKRYQSYVSACTQRMAQEDSSDMSLSARQIGVLFQLRARGTQNVSALARSVNLTLSATSHLLERLVQHGLIVRGEDPDNRRQKRIALTAQGLELLSRLEQDAVHAYTLLLLHAPAEVLRDLQGCLHRLDHYLPSTPGEFAAQVHGAPCADPPCISALSPSSEDHP; encoded by the coding sequence ATGAAGAGAGAGCAGCCTCCCGATCCCCTGACCCCTCTCCCTCCTGATTCTGGGCTTCCCGGCGGCCCGGACGAAGAGAACCGCGACTTGGCCAAGGACCTGGGACGCGCCTTGAAACGCTACCAGTCCTATGTCAGTGCTTGTACGCAGCGTATGGCCCAGGAGGACAGCAGCGATATGAGCCTGTCGGCTCGGCAGATCGGGGTGCTCTTTCAGCTGCGGGCGCGCGGCACCCAGAACGTCTCGGCTCTGGCCAGGTCCGTGAATCTCACGCTGTCCGCTACCAGTCACCTTCTCGAACGCCTCGTCCAGCACGGCCTCATCGTCCGCGGTGAAGACCCGGACAACCGCCGGCAGAAGAGAATCGCCCTGACGGCGCAGGGTCTGGAACTGCTGAGCCGGCTGGAACAGGACGCGGTCCACGCCTATACCCTGCTGCTCCTGCACGCCCCAGCCGAAGTCCTGCGCGACTTGCAGGGCTGCCTGCACCGGCTCGACCACTACCTGCCGTCCACCCCCGGCGAATTCGCGGCCCAGGTCCACGGCGCCCCCTGCGCCGACCCGCCCTGCATCTCCGCCCTTTCCCCTTCTTCCGAGGACCATCCATGA
- a CDS encoding response regulator, with translation MPLLRVLLVDDSAADRFLAQEVFATHELTVDLTLCESGAAALEYMHRHHGQLPDVLLLDINMPTMTGFEVLAIMKHDPELAHIPVVMLSTSQSSEDIRAAYTLQASSYLVKSPQFNVFLEQVEAFITYWSGNRFRYSAQPQVQL, from the coding sequence ATGCCGCTTCTGCGTGTTCTTCTCGTCGACGACAGTGCCGCCGACCGCTTCCTGGCCCAGGAGGTGTTCGCAACCCATGAGCTGACTGTCGACCTGACCCTCTGCGAGAGCGGCGCTGCCGCCCTGGAGTACATGCACCGGCATCATGGCCAGTTGCCGGATGTCCTGCTCCTGGACATCAACATGCCCACCATGACCGGATTCGAGGTGCTCGCCATCATGAAGCACGACCCGGAACTCGCGCATATTCCCGTCGTGATGCTCTCCACGTCCCAGTCCAGCGAGGACATCCGGGCGGCCTACACCCTGCAGGCCAGCTCCTACCTCGTCAAATCCCCGCAGTTCAACGTCTTTCTCGAGCAGGTCGAGGCCTTCATCACGTACTGGAGTGGCAACCGTTTCCGCTACAGCGCGCAACCTCAAGTCCAGCTCTGA
- a CDS encoding alkaline phosphatase: MKYLLSLALLVCSAASAADLKVYPYDGAKFVPGQRFDLRIEVENVQNFQGATVTLDGQPVAGLVQTTTKPTSVEWALRGQSLPTGLHELSVRYRDAAGEATKTARWYVVPAAAARAKNVILFIGDGLGWNTVNAARLVAHPYNPANGTATGQLAMMSGLSGMATVTTSSYDSALADSANTASSIATGQKIQVNALNVYPDNTADTLDNPRVETITAMLKRSMGKGVGIVSSAFGVDATPAAFASYTRRRGDYQAIADQYFKGDVQPDVLLIGGSRDFIPSTAPGSRRKDTTDWITDSQKQGYTFVSTRTELNAANTNKLFGLFNIDNVPSYLDRAQYKTGEALGDFGDMPYLWDSTKKAVETLEKNPNGFFLMVEAGMIDKYEHPLDWQRAVWDVLELDKTVEWAKEYAKTHPDTLILVTADHAHSLSVFGGYDATKGPGKREAVGVYESAGFPTYGDKRDANGLPLPETARTYAVGFAAVPDYCETYLGRRIFLDPAVSNGKSGAEAGFVPNPKICEEGAVTRTGNLPPTANQGVHTADPLPLFAFGPGSENFFGMMDQTDLFFSMARALGLDGTRSR, from the coding sequence ATGAAATACCTGCTCAGTCTTGCGCTTCTTGTCTGCAGCGCCGCGTCGGCGGCCGACCTCAAGGTCTACCCCTACGACGGCGCCAAGTTCGTGCCGGGGCAGCGTTTCGACCTGCGTATTGAGGTCGAGAACGTCCAGAACTTTCAGGGCGCGACCGTCACCCTCGACGGCCAGCCGGTGGCCGGGCTGGTGCAGACGACCACCAAGCCCACCAGCGTCGAGTGGGCCCTGCGTGGCCAGAGCCTGCCCACTGGCCTGCACGAGCTGAGCGTGCGCTACCGCGACGCAGCGGGCGAGGCCACCAAAACGGCGCGTTGGTACGTGGTGCCTGCGGCCGCTGCCCGCGCCAAGAACGTCATCCTGTTCATTGGGGACGGCCTGGGCTGGAATACGGTGAACGCCGCGCGCCTCGTCGCCCACCCCTACAATCCTGCCAACGGCACCGCCACCGGCCAGCTCGCCATGATGAGCGGCCTGAGCGGCATGGCGACCGTGACGACCAGCTCCTACGACAGCGCCCTGGCCGACAGTGCCAACACCGCGAGCAGCATCGCCACCGGCCAGAAGATTCAGGTCAACGCCCTGAACGTGTATCCCGACAACACCGCCGACACGCTCGACAACCCGCGCGTCGAGACCATCACCGCCATGCTCAAGCGCAGCATGGGCAAGGGCGTGGGCATCGTGTCCAGCGCCTTCGGGGTGGACGCCACGCCCGCCGCCTTCGCCAGTTACACCCGCCGCCGGGGCGACTACCAGGCCATCGCCGACCAGTATTTCAAAGGTGACGTGCAGCCCGACGTACTGCTCATCGGCGGCAGCCGCGACTTCATTCCCAGCACCGCGCCGGGCAGCCGCCGCAAGGACACCACCGACTGGATCACGGACAGCCAGAAGCAGGGCTACACCTTCGTCAGCACCCGCACCGAGCTGAACGCCGCCAACACCAACAAGCTGTTCGGGCTGTTCAATATCGACAACGTGCCGAGTTACCTCGACCGCGCGCAGTACAAGACCGGCGAGGCCCTGGGCGATTTTGGGGACATGCCCTATCTGTGGGACAGCACCAAGAAGGCCGTCGAGACGCTGGAGAAGAATCCCAACGGCTTTTTCCTGATGGTCGAGGCCGGCATGATCGACAAGTACGAGCACCCGCTCGACTGGCAGCGCGCCGTGTGGGACGTACTGGAACTCGACAAGACCGTCGAGTGGGCCAAGGAGTACGCCAAGACCCACCCCGACACCCTGATCCTGGTCACGGCCGACCATGCCCACTCGCTGAGCGTGTTCGGCGGCTACGACGCGACCAAAGGCCCCGGCAAGCGCGAGGCGGTCGGCGTATATGAGTCGGCGGGCTTCCCCACCTACGGCGACAAGCGTGACGCCAACGGCCTGCCCCTGCCCGAGACTGCCCGCACCTACGCGGTGGGCTTCGCCGCCGTGCCCGACTACTGCGAGACCTACCTGGGACGCCGTATTTTCCTCGACCCGGCGGTCAGCAATGGCAAGAGCGGTGCCGAGGCCGGCTTCGTGCCCAATCCCAAGATCTGCGAGGAGGGCGCCGTGACCCGCACCGGCAACCTGCCGCCCACCGCCAACCAGGGCGTGCACACCGCCGACCCCCTGCCGCTGTTCGCCTTCGGCCCCGGCTCGGAGAACTTCTTTGGGATGATGGACCAGACCGACCTGTTCTTCTCGATGGCCCGTGCCCTGGGCCTGGACGGCACCCGCAGCCGCTGA
- a CDS encoding MDR family MFS transporter produces MTQTPPSGVTGQHINYAETLDLRTKQLIVAGVLLGLFLSALDQTIVSTALPRIARELDGLSLYSWVTTAYLLTSSAMVPIYGKLSDLYGRKPILMIGIVIFLLGSALCGLSGEPFLGNLFGGGMMQLVVFRGVQGIGAAALASVAFAIVADIFAPRDRARYQGLFGAVFGLSSVIGPLLGGFLTDSLSWRWVFYVNLPLGLIALAFIFAKMPRLASGLKAKVDYLGAALIIVFTVPLLLALTWGADGNYAWGSPQLLGLFALSAVALVGFLFAESRHPSPIVPLGLFRNRTFTWVMISRFLVGAGFLGAILFLTLFLVNVRGFSATGAGTATIPLTIGFIIGAQSAGLIAARIGRYKWLIVGALSVATVAFIWLSTITADTPYALLAARMVLVGLGLGPTVSLFTLAAQNAVSRQEIGVATSSGTFFQQMGGTIGVALFGAVLTSALGSQFKTNFAEVVRDAPPQLQSQLQTLQGGSGGAQGGQAFDAVAAKQKAEAGIKAGFAEQYQAIETAVRSGDPAQFAALKQNPQLPAALRSGLAGVPDQAVQSPAGQTQILTSVRQSFDTAQAEAITQTDRSLDGVGRAIKVSFANSVARIYAVGIFVIALALIAALFIPDRRLDGRGPQTAPAMDAH; encoded by the coding sequence ATGACCCAGACTCCCCCTTCCGGCGTAACCGGGCAGCACATCAACTACGCTGAAACCCTCGACCTGCGCACCAAACAGCTCATCGTGGCCGGCGTCCTGCTGGGTCTCTTCCTCTCGGCGCTCGATCAGACCATCGTTTCCACGGCGCTTCCCCGGATCGCCCGTGAACTCGACGGCCTGAGCCTCTACTCGTGGGTCACGACCGCCTACCTGCTCACCAGCAGCGCGATGGTGCCCATCTACGGCAAGCTCTCGGACTTGTACGGCCGCAAACCGATCCTGATGATCGGGATCGTCATCTTCCTGCTCGGCTCGGCGCTGTGCGGTCTGTCGGGCGAGCCTTTCCTGGGCAATCTCTTCGGCGGCGGCATGATGCAGCTCGTCGTGTTCCGGGGCGTGCAGGGCATCGGCGCGGCGGCGCTGGCCTCGGTGGCCTTCGCCATCGTGGCGGACATCTTCGCGCCGCGCGACCGCGCCCGCTACCAGGGCCTGTTCGGCGCGGTGTTCGGGCTGAGCAGCGTCATCGGCCCCCTGCTGGGCGGGTTCCTGACCGACAGCCTGAGCTGGCGCTGGGTCTTCTACGTCAATCTGCCGCTGGGCCTGATCGCCCTGGCGTTCATCTTCGCCAAGATGCCCCGGCTGGCCAGCGGTCTCAAGGCCAAAGTGGACTACCTGGGCGCGGCGCTCATCATCGTGTTCACGGTTCCGCTGCTGCTGGCCCTTACCTGGGGAGCGGACGGCAACTACGCCTGGGGCAGCCCGCAGCTGCTCGGCCTCTTCGCCCTCTCGGCGGTCGCGCTCGTCGGCTTCCTATTCGCGGAGTCGCGTCATCCGAGCCCCATCGTGCCGCTCGGCCTGTTTCGCAACCGCACCTTCACCTGGGTGATGATCTCGCGCTTCCTGGTAGGCGCAGGCTTCCTGGGCGCGATTCTCTTCCTGACCCTCTTCCTCGTGAACGTCCGGGGCTTCAGCGCTACCGGTGCGGGTACGGCCACCATCCCGCTCACCATCGGTTTCATCATCGGCGCGCAGAGCGCGGGTCTGATCGCCGCGCGTATCGGGCGTTACAAGTGGCTCATCGTGGGCGCGCTCAGTGTGGCCACCGTGGCCTTCATCTGGCTTTCGACCATCACCGCCGATACGCCGTACGCGCTGCTGGCCGCGCGCATGGTGCTCGTGGGCCTGGGCCTGGGGCCGACCGTCTCGCTGTTCACCCTCGCCGCGCAGAACGCCGTCTCGCGTCAGGAGATCGGGGTCGCCACCAGCAGCGGCACCTTCTTTCAGCAGATGGGCGGCACCATCGGTGTGGCCCTGTTCGGCGCGGTGCTGACCTCGGCGCTCGGCTCGCAGTTCAAGACCAACTTTGCGGAAGTGGTCCGCGACGCCCCCCCCCAGCTCCAGAGCCAGTTGCAGACCCTCCAGGGCGGCAGCGGCGGCGCCCAGGGCGGACAGGCCTTCGACGCGGTGGCGGCCAAGCAGAAGGCCGAGGCCGGCATCAAGGCCGGATTCGCGGAGCAGTACCAGGCCATCGAAACGGCCGTCAGGAGCGGTGACCCGGCCCAGTTCGCGGCCCTGAAGCAGAACCCGCAGCTGCCCGCCGCCCTGCGCAGCGGTCTGGCCGGGGTGCCGGACCAGGCCGTGCAGTCCCCGGCCGGTCAGACCCAGATCCTGACTAGCGTCCGCCAGAGCTTCGACACGGCGCAGGCCGAGGCCATCACCCAGACCGACCGGTCCCTCGACGGGGTGGGCCGCGCGATCAAGGTGAGCTTCGCCAACAGCGTGGCGCGTATCTACGCAGTCGGCATCTTCGTGATCGCGCTGGCGCTTATCGCCGCGCTGTTCATTCCTGACCGCCGTCTGGACGGCCGTGGTCCCCAGACCGCGCCTGCGATGGACGCCCACTGA